In the bacterium genome, CTTGAGCTGTCTGGGATAATCGGAAGCGTGGGCAGTGTGGCACACCGTACACTGTTTCTTGTCCAGAGCACTGTGCTTGACCTGGGAATCCGCCAGATGTTTACCCAGCTCCTTGTGACAATCAAGACACAGGGTCTCACCATCAGCTATGAGCATATAGGGGAAATCAGTGGCGTGAGAATTGTGGCATTTATTGCAGGCTTCAACCGCCGGCTGATGTTTGTACTTGAGCTCAAACTGCGCCTGCCTGTCCAGGTGACAGAGAAAACACAGGTCTGATCCCTGCATTTCCACCAGACCGGGGAATTCAGATGAGTGGGGATTGTGACAGATGTTACAGTCCCCCGCCGCCACCGGCCCGTGAACCATTTTCATGGTGGTCTTGTTGTTCTCGTGACAGGAGAAACACAACTGGCTGGTTGTTTCCTTGGTGAGCTGCTTCTCTGTGTTGGACTGGTGGGGATCGTGACAGGAGATACAGTCTCCCTTGGCAATGGGTCCGTGAACAACAGGAAGGCTGTCCTTGGGTTCATGGCACAGGTAACAAAGGTCCTTACCTACAGCCTGCATCTTGAAGTCGGTTTTTACCGATTTTGTCGGGTGCTTGGCGTTGCCGTTGGTATGGCACACCACGCACTGACCGACACCCACTGGTCCGTGAACGAACCTGGCTTTCCCCATATTCGCATGGCACTCCGCGCTGACACACTCCTGCGCGCTTACCTGAGCGGCCAACCCGAACAGGACCAGCACCGCAAGGGAAAAAACGATTACGGGAACCTTCCAATTGCTTTGCATAACACCCTCCACATAAGGAAGTGAGAAAGACTTCCATAGCCACCCGGCATTATCATCCGGCATAAGCTCCACAGTAGCTTGTGAAACATTGGGTATAATAGTTGACCTACCCTGCAACTGTCAATAAAAGAGCGGGTGATTGTATACAATTTCCCCTCATATTTCAGTATTGGGTTAAATTTGTGCGGGGGGGGGCTGAAAAACAGTACCCAGTACCCAGTACCCAGGAGCCAGGAGTCAGGAGAAAGGCAGGGCGGAATGCGAAGAGGGAACACGAAGACGCGGGGAGCGTGGAGCGTGGAGCGTGGAGCGAAAGGGAACAATACTTAACACCAAATTGCAACTACTGTCATTGGGTGTGTGTTATTGCTCTTAAATGTCCGTCACTCCGGGCGAAGTTAAACGAAGACCCGGAGTCCAGTCTGTTTGTCATTGCGAGGCCGTTCCACACGCCGAAGCAATCCGATTATCAAGGGTTCCTGTGTAAGTGACTTGTTAGAGTTTTTACCGCTGATTTAGAAACCGGGATCGCTTCATCACGCCACAGGCGTGATTCGCGATGACAAAAGCCACCCGTCTACGTCCTTCGACCCTTCGATGATGCTCTGGGTGGTGAGCCTGTCGAACCACAAGCTCAGGACTTCCGTCGTCGCCTTGGGGCTACGCCGTGATAAAATGCCCTCACAAGCAGGCTATACCGTGACAGGTCGCCGCGGCAGGCTGGATTCCGGATCATCACGCCCATGGCGTTATGTCCGGAATGACGAAGTGGAGGTTTCACCTCGATACTTCGACACCTGGATACCTGGATACGTATTTACAGCCTATCCGTAACTGTGCAGTCCCGACAGGAGGAAGTTGACACCGAAATAGGTAAAGACCACAGCGAGAAACCCGACGATGGAAAGAAGGGCGGCGCGTCTGCCCTGCCAGCCCCTGGTCAGCCTCGCGTGGAGGTAGGCAGCGTAAATGAACCAGGTGATGAGGGACCAGGTTTCCTTTGGGTCCCAGCTCCAATAGGTGCCCCAGGCATAGTTGGCCCAGGCGGCGCCAGTGATGATCCCAAGGGAAAGAAGGGGGAATCCAACGGCAATGGATTTGTAGTTCACTTCATCCAGGACCTGCAGATCAGGGAACATCGCGAGTATGGAGCCCTCTTTCAAACCACCTTTTTCAGCCTTCATCTTGACAAGATAGAGCAGGGAGATCCCGAAGGAAACGGCGAAAGCGCCGTAACTGACGAAGGAGGTGATCACATGGTAAAGAAGCCAGTCGCTCTGAAGGGCAGGCACCAGGGGGCGGATCTCGTCAGGGAAGAACAGTGCGTTAGCAGCAAGGAGGATAAACGCGATGGGGGCCACAACAGCACCCAGGGTTTTGGCCTTGAACTTCCACTCCACTACGAGGTATGCCGCCATTACGCACAGGGCGAAGAAACTCATGGACTCATACATGTTGGACAGGGGAGCGTGCCCGATGCCCATTCGGTAGGATTCCACCCAGCGAAGGGCTTTTGCGGCAGTATGAACCACAACGCCGATAACAGCCAGACTCGTGGCAATATTGCCAACAGCACGGGTCCTGAAGGCCAGGTAGGCTACGTAGAAAAAGGTCGCGAAAAGGTAGGCGAAGGTTGCTACGTTGTGAAGAGCGGTCGTGTCCATTTATTCACCTCGTAAAAAATCCGTGATTCGTGATTAGTGATTGGTAACTTCAAACATCAAACTTGACAAAGTCGCAAAAAGTCCAACCCGGGACTTTTCGCTCCACGGAAAGGGAAAAGCGTCGTTTTCCCTTTCCTTACAAATCAATGACTTACAGTGCGAGTCATTGATTTGGGCGCCCCGCGCGGGGCGCATTGATGGACTTTTTGCGAGTCCATCAAACTTCAAACATCAAACGGATTCCCCAGCGTCACCGTGTCCAGATGTCTATGTGTCTAAGTGTCTAAGTACATAGGTACCTAGACACCTTGTTACCTAGATACCTGTTTCCCTCGCCCACGCTCCCAGGCACCCATGCCCCGTGGATTAACTCTTCTTCCCCTTCAGTGCATCTTTAAGATCAGCCAGGAAGCTCTCGAACTCTCTTTCAAAGGTGGCCGGGTTCCTGTTGGAGGTACCTGCGATGAGCACCGCCGAGTCATCGGAGTCGAGGTCCACCCTGACCCATATTCTTTTATGGGCCACGAAAAAAGCGATGTAAAGGCCCAGGATCATAACAAAACAGGCCAGCCAGACGACAGGCACACCCGGGTCCCAGGCCACCTGAAGACCTGTATATTCACGGATATTGGTATCCTTGATCTTGAAATAGACTGAACCGCCCCGTGTCTTGTCCCGGTCCGGGGCAGCTTCGAGGAGATAGAAATCGCGATGGGTGTTGCCCAGGAATTGCGCCACCTTGACCCCGGGGCGCCCCGCAGTGATGCTGGGGATGAGTTCCTCTATCTGATAGTTCGATGGATCTCCCATTACATTGAAACTCTGGCCCGCCGCAACAGTGATGTCGGGACCGGCCACATTACCTGTTGGATCGAAGACCTGGAGGGTTACCGTTGAGTTTCGGTCCACACCGTAACTGGACTGGTAAAAGTAGATCCCATCCACGATGAGGGGATGGTTGACCTCGATCGTCTTTTTCTGCTCCACCTCACCGTTCCTGAAAACTGTCAGGTCGCTGGAGTAGTCTTTGGGCTGTTGGGTCCCGGGATAGTACTCGACCCTGAAGTCGTCACACTGGATGGTAAAGGGAAGCTTCATCGCGGTGTTCTTGCCCCTGAGGGGAACGCGGTCTATCGCCGTACCCTCGGCAATGTTGACGAACCCCTTGAAACCCATAATGCCGCCGTAAACAGCACCGATAGCAAGAATGATGATGCTCAGGTGGACTATGTAGGCCCCAAGGCGGCCGTACCATCCTTTGTCAACATAGAGAGTGACAGCGCTAATATCCCGTGTCTCTTTGACCTTACCGTAGTGTTTTTCAATAACAGCCCTGGCCTCATCAATGGCCTTTTCAGGGTCAATATTCCTGCGCACCGAACCCCTGTGCTTCATCCGCTTGAACAGAGCATCGTCCAGCACCCTGGGGGATTGGGTCATGAGCCGCCAGGCCCCGGGGAACCTTTTTATGGAGCAGGTTGTGATGTTCAGCAGCAGCAGGATAAGGATAGTCAGAAACCACCAGGAGCGGTACATGTCGTCAAGGGCGAGAAAGTGGAACAGTTTGTACAATCCCGCGCCGTACTCCATGAGGTACTGTTCCGGGTTACCTTTCTGGAGGATAACGGTCCCAAGGATCGAAGTGACAGCCAGGATTATAAGGAGGAAAATGGCCAGGGTCACCGAGGCCAAGGCATCATTGATGACGCTGAACATTGATTTTCCACTCTTTTTATCCGATTGCAGTTGTGGCTGGGCTGTTTCAGATGCGGGGTCTTGGTCTGTTCTATTGTTCTCGTTTGTCACAAAAATTCCCTCAATCAGGTCACGTCACCCGGCCTTTGCCGGCCAGGGTGCCCCACAGCGACAGTGCTCACCCGCCATGGCTTATTGGGTTGGTTCGATCTTCTTTAGCGGTTAATCAGGGCGATTAAAAGGAAGGGGACGGCCTCTGCCGCCCCCTTCGCAAACGCTTTTATATATGAAGAAAAACTTCTGTTACTCTACGTGGCACTCTTTACACTTGGTCGGACCTTTGGCCTCGGCTTTTTTGTGGCACTCTTTGCACAGAGCGTGGAAGGGGTTGTCTGCCTTGCCAGAGGTCGGGTCGCTTGCCGCCGCATCCTTACCGTGGCATTCAAAGCAGCTCTTGATCTCGTCCTTGCTCGCTGCCTTGTGGTGGCACTTGAGACAGTCAATTGTTTTGCCATGTGTCTCATGATCAAAGGTCACAGCGCTTTTCTTGGCAGCGGCCTTGTCAATGGTCACCTTTGCCGGGGCATCGCCAGCCACAGCCATGGAAACC is a window encoding:
- a CDS encoding cytochrome c biogenesis protein ResB, whose translation is MFSVINDALASVTLAIFLLIILAVTSILGTVILQKGNPEQYLMEYGAGLYKLFHFLALDDMYRSWWFLTILILLLLNITTCSIKRFPGAWRLMTQSPRVLDDALFKRMKHRGSVRRNIDPEKAIDEARAVIEKHYGKVKETRDISAVTLYVDKGWYGRLGAYIVHLSIIILAIGAVYGGIMGFKGFVNIAEGTAIDRVPLRGKNTAMKLPFTIQCDDFRVEYYPGTQQPKDYSSDLTVFRNGEVEQKKTIEVNHPLIVDGIYFYQSSYGVDRNSTVTLQVFDPTGNVAGPDITVAAGQSFNVMGDPSNYQIEELIPSITAGRPGVKVAQFLGNTHRDFYLLEAAPDRDKTRGGSVYFKIKDTNIREYTGLQVAWDPGVPVVWLACFVMILGLYIAFFVAHKRIWVRVDLDSDDSAVLIAGTSNRNPATFEREFESFLADLKDALKGKKS
- a CDS encoding cytochrome c3 family protein: MQSNWKVPVIVFSLAVLVLFGLAAQVSAQECVSAECHANMGKARFVHGPVGVGQCVVCHTNGNAKHPTKSVKTDFKMQAVGKDLCYLCHEPKDSLPVVHGPIAKGDCISCHDPHQSNTEKQLTKETTSQLCFSCHENNKTTMKMVHGPVAAGDCNICHNPHSSEFPGLVEMQGSDLCFLCHLDRQAQFELKYKHQPAVEACNKCHNSHATDFPYMLIADGETLCLDCHKELGKHLADSQVKHSALDKKQCTVCHTAHASDYPRQLKSAAKDICYTCHKELGIQVKKAAYVHGPVKQDDCYACHDPHGSNFTKILKKAFPADFYMPYATENYAICFDCHNRDISIDRFTTTLTGFRNGDTNMHFLHVNREKGRSCKACHEMHAGDQTKHIRKEVPFGKMWSLPVNFTQTKNGGSCVVGCHKPKEYDRVNPVKY
- the ccsB gene encoding c-type cytochrome biogenesis protein CcsB produces the protein MDTTALHNVATFAYLFATFFYVAYLAFRTRAVGNIATSLAVIGVVVHTAAKALRWVESYRMGIGHAPLSNMYESMSFFALCVMAAYLVVEWKFKAKTLGAVVAPIAFILLAANALFFPDEIRPLVPALQSDWLLYHVITSFVSYGAFAVSFGISLLYLVKMKAEKGGLKEGSILAMFPDLQVLDEVNYKSIAVGFPLLSLGIITGAAWANYAWGTYWSWDPKETWSLITWFIYAAYLHARLTRGWQGRRAALLSIVGFLAVVFTYFGVNFLLSGLHSYG
- a CDS encoding cytochrome c3 family protein, with translation MSRKLAVILIAVAVAMAFVVSMAVAGDAPAKVTIDKAAAKKSAVTFDHETHGKTIDCLKCHHKAASKDEIKSCFECHGKDAAASDPTSGKADNPFHALCKECHKKAEAKGPTKCKECHVE